The DNA sequence AGGAGAACCAGACCATTACACAGAACCAGGACTGAACTCAGGAGCTCCTGGATCACGGCGATGGAGCCCAGCTGCGCTCCTCTGAACCCGGATCCTCCAGGAGTACACCGAGGAACTGAAGGGTTAAACACAGACTGATTATACACAGCGTGCCATGAGTTTTAAACCTAGTCTGTGCATGGGGTTAAACAAAATTCACAATTATTGACTATATTCtatttagggctgaaacgattcctcgagtaactcgagttactcaattacaaaaaatgattgaacattttttaaggtttaatcacacaacatttcttccatggtTTATTtctaatagtaaatcccctttgtttgtcaaaaagttcagttaatttttaataattaaactaaaaattaaattaatgttttatgtttttaatgtttaatgtgcatctcagaaaatgctttattttaaaccccaactgaatggcacttaaatgcacttaattcatctgtcaactttattgtcattgttcacagtacaagtacagacagagaaacaatgcgtaataattaaatgtttatttttgatgtatgcattgcattctatgcatttaaaaaataaaaaataaatttttctaaaaaaggaaacttagttgttcattttaagagacccaggagtcttattttcccttgcataattaatattgcattttaagcaaaaacacattttatccgattacttgattaatcgatgaaatttttggtagaatactcgattattaaaatattcaatagctacagccctaattctATTAAATTTGAAGATAAAACTGCCTGTATTTTGCTGAAATCTATAACATTAAAACTCTACTCTGGAcatttttagagatttttttgTCACTTAAACTAtgatgaacaataataataaaaataattatatatatatataacattaaattttaattaaattaatgcatttagcagacccttttatccaaagtgcattcaggctatcaatttttacctatcgtgttcccagggaatcgaactcCCAACcttgcgcaatgctctaccaattgagctacaggaacacacacacacacacacacacacacacacacacacactctacctgtcaagtaatattgtgaaatattattacaattatataaacagttttctgtgtgaatctgtgttaaagtgtaatttatttctgtgatgctccgctgtattttcagcatcattattccagtcttcagtgtcacatgatcttcagaaatcatgaaaatatgatgatgctGTTCAAGAAATGtcattattatgaatgttgaaacagttcatctttcaaaagtttgggacaagataaaaaaaaaaaaaatactaaagaaatgttttttttttcagcaatgatGCACTCAATTGACCAAAAGCGACAGTAAAGACATCAAtacatgtttcaaaatatttctatatcaaataaatgctgatcttttgaattttctagtcataaaagaatccagaaaaaaagtaGTATCACGtattcacaaaaatattgtgcagcacaatggttttcaaaatttataataattagaaatgtttcttgagcagcaaagcagcgtattagaatgatttctgaagatcatgtgacactgaagactggagtaatgatgctgaaaatacagctttttagATACATTTGAACAGATATTACAACATAAAATTGTTGTTTTATATTGTACCAATATTCCACAATATCTCTGCTTGTTCAGTATCTTCTTGAAGAGCGTGCTCTCACCGGTGCGTTCGGTGCAGGAGGAGTGATGTGGTGCTTCTGGAATGATTTCCTGTGAAATCGCACTGATTCTGGAATCAGACGTTTGACACTGACTGGACTGAACTGGTTCAGTAATGCTGGGGTTTGGTAGCTCAGAAGAGCCGTACTGAGAGCCTTGATCTGGATCCAGAACCCGAGATGCTTCAGGGTTGCAGAACATCAGTGCGTCATCCTCCAGAGCGCATCCTACAACACAATGATCATCAAGATCCTCACAGCCATCAGCAGCAGACCCTTACtgatcataataaaatacagaacACAGAATGTGGAACTGACTGCACTGTACTGTATTCACTGTATCACTAAAGCAATGCAAAACTGTTGTTGGAATTACAAAAGCAGCTCATTGTCAGTTCAAATAGAATAAATCGTGTGCGATGAAAATATTATCGACACATTCTCATCACTGCAAGTTGGCATCCCGTGCAACCTTCCCAGTCTGGTTGTGCAGTGAAGATGAATGTAACTGCATGTATATCTTTCTCAGAATGTGCTTCAGTTGCTTATCCAGGAGGAGCATTTGAACTTCAATGATGAAAATAAATGGcataactgaccaatcagaatcgagtATTCCACACATAATAGATGGTtctattcaaacacacctttgtttTCGTTTGTAGAATGAGGGTCATTTGGCGTCAGACTCTTTCTGATTCCATCATCAGCTTCATCGATACCTCTGCTGCTTCTTTTCCAGGCCAAAACGAGCATATTAAATATCAGACTGGCTCCTCCGACAACGATAGACAGGAGTGGGTGTTGAATGGGTTCTGGCTGCACAACATGTGTGAGAATCTCCAGACTGATGGAGACACACTGAGATGCCAAGAGCAGAGCCGAGATCAGGACGCCGAAGGGTTTGAGACGCATCCTTCTGTAGTCCTCAGCATACGGGGGACTCAGACCTCCTGAAGCAGAGACGTCTGGAGGGGATGAACCAGCGGTCGTGGAGGGAGCAGGTGAGCAGGGAGGAGCAGGATGATGCTTTATCGCTGATAGAGCCAGATTTATGAAAATGTAGAGCGTATGGAAGCTGTCCACCGCAACAAGGAGGGATCTGCAGATTTGACCGACTACAATCTCAAAGACCAGGAAGCACAAAGACAAGACCAGCGTGCAAATGTGAGTAGAGCCGGATATCCTCGCCATTGCACCTGCACAATAACAAGTGATGAGATATTTTCGTCACTGTTAAATCCAGGAGTGTTTCTAACTTGCTTtaaaattactcaaaaaaaaaaaaaaaaaaattttaattgcaaaatgaaaattatgaattCTTAGGGGggacaaaaagtcaaaattgagttataaaCTCTGAatgccaagaaaaaaaaagtaaaaattgcaatatgtaaactcagaattcagagaaaaaagtcagaattgtgagaactcAGAAttccaaaaatagtaaaaaaaaaaataataattgaattcaGAGAAAGAAATTCAGAACTGTAATATGTAAACTAAAAATTCAGAGAGAACGAAAAAATTGCGAGAATTCAGAAATAAGTcagagtgagaaaaaaaaattcgaatcgaaatattgttttttaaatatatgattttaTTCTGTGATGTTCATCGCAGACACACCATTGAAGATATTTGCAAGTCTTGTTTCTCAGTATAATAGATTGTAGGTAGAAACGCACAATATTAGATTTTTGCcgtcatttttcaaatcattttGGCTGATAGTTGATGCcaatatttccttttgttttgaaacaacacaaagtctctcctgtgcagaaattataaacaaattatttttaaagagagTACACAGAaagctttgaaaataactataataaaatcacttttttttttacagatgcagATGAAACCTTAAAATTTTACTTTTGGTTTTAATATAAACAGATGGTCTAAAGCAAATGAgctgtaagatttaaaaaaatattttagagctcCTTGTATTTAGGTTTTCATAAACTGTttgaacaaaaaatattacatattaatgaataaatctgtatatgttaaattatttaatttattagtgTCATGTATTCTATTGCTTCTGAGCTTCGATCGAAACATACTCGTGATTTTATGACATCACTGCTTTATTTATATAGGAACACAAGTATCTTaatgttatttgtgtattttacttttcattttattacaagtaTAAGCCTACAGACCCAGGCCCATACTGCTGACGTGATCGCTCGCTAACACGCCCTGAGCACATGTGAGTTATTGGTCTTATCGGTGAGGCATATCGGCATAATCGGCAAATgccgatatttacatttaatcctTTATCGGCTAAATGCATAATGTTCAGATAATATTGTGCATTCATAATTGCTGGTAAACATCACCTCATCCATCGCTGTATTTGTTTATGGTCTTATAAAGTATCCCATTatagtgtgagaaagagagaaagtccCAACGAATCAAACTGAATCACAAACAATTTCAAATCTTTTTGCAAAACCGATTAGATTGAtagtgattcattcaggaatcacTAGTTCTGATTCCAAACGGATGATGTGATTACGAAATATTATCAGGAAAAATAACTAATATCTCAATTTCTCAGGTcgacatttaaatctagactcctCAGAGAAGCCTCTGGTTAAATCAAAAGTAAATTAATCCTGATTTATCTCAATGATCAGATGAGAAAGAAgatgtgtttttatttctatggTGTGAATGTGGAGGGGTTTGCTGTAGAGAAACAGAGCACAAGCACACAAGCGAGCTGCATACTAAGTGACACAACCTCTATCAGGACGTCAGACTGTACGAATCAAGGGAACGCTCTTCCTGGAGACACTCCAACCTGAAGTGGACTGgagaaacacaaaaacagcaaaGCAGCAAGTGAAGGTACAACATCTACTGTAGCTTTAATTATTATGTGCTTATGTATGGAGGGACAGTAATGCCTTTACGCTGGATTAAACAGGTATTAACACTTATATTAACGGCCACTAATAAGCTGTTGGATTTATAGAGTGCTTAACAGATTAGTAGTtcacatatattaacaatatataaggtattaatatttttatgacaatCAAAACATTCCtgcttaagtatatatatatatatataaatatatatatgaaaatgaccAGCATTTATGAAAATCATAAATGAGACAAGTAAACTATGAGGTTTGAAGTGTAATAAGTCAGTTGTGATTCATGTTGTACAATTTTACAATGCATAAGAAATGCATATTCATCTTTAGTTTACTGATTTTAAAACCAAGATTACacttcaaaacaaaaaatatatatgtgtgtgtgtatgcatatatttGCTTTCTTTTTGACCTTTTATAAGAAAGATAAcaaatgtatgcatttacatATATAGCCTTATATCAATCAAAGATGAATCAAGCTTCAAAATCTTTTTGTAAGTATTTTATTGTACATTAATGATCTGTGCATTCGTGATCATTACATAATTAAAGAATGGTTAGTAACAGATACTTAAAAATGGAAGTCTACTACTATATTTCAAAAACACAACCACCAGTGTATAAATCAGAAACATCAGTATTTACCTGTTTGAGGGTGTCCTGAGCGCTACAGAAAGGTCTTCACAGCTGCATGAGACGCTGTTTCAGAGTTCACAGAGTTAAAATACAGTCTGTATAAGCACTATCATGTGAGGATCTTCTGTCCGCCAGAGCAGAGCGGATGAGCTGAAGGAGCACAGCTCTTCTGTTTCGCTCTCATCACGTTCTCACGGCTTACATTCAGAGCT is a window from the Carassius carassius chromosome 13, fCarCar2.1, whole genome shotgun sequence genome containing:
- the LOC132155531 gene encoding uncharacterized protein LOC132155531, coding for MARISGSTHICTLVLSLCFLVFEIVVGQICRSLLVAVDSFHTLYIFINLALSAIKHHPAPPCSPAPSTTAGSSPPDVSASGGLSPPYAEDYRRMRLKPFGVLISALLLASQCVSISLEILTHVVQPEPIQHPLLSIVVGGASLIFNMLVLAWKRSSRGIDEADDGIRKSLTPNDPHSTNENKGCALEDDALMFCNPEASRVLDPDQGSQYGSSELPNPSITEPVQSSQCQTSDSRISAISQEIIPEAPHHSSCTERTVPRCTPGGSGFRGAQLGSIAVIQELLSSVLVLCNGLVLLLSAAHCHRPHSDCHLLVYLDAGFSSVCVLVLLSVALPRLRRYGLLVLQATPVHVSVAQVRLCLAEVPGVLSVHELHVWQLSEALLVASLHVHCPDGLNAAQCADLIERITAVLAVFGINHSTVQPELIRSDGGGSGRALCSLRCGQECVEKLCCSPRVDQASCLGTERPVSVQSCSPAPLRDVVIENTHL